CCACTGTGAACTTCGCCTGTTTATAAGACCTGTAAGCTGGTCGTGGTTTGCCATAAAATCCAATTTTTCGACACGATTTTTTGCTTTTTTTTCAGAGCGTTCAAGATTGTATTGGGTTACAATCGAAAGATAAAACAGAACTACAACCGAAATTGTCGTAGAAAAAATTACGTGTATTCTGTAAAAACTTTTGTAAACGGTAACTGCACTCATAAAACCTTGAAAAATTGCCCTCGGTCTTATAAATTCATACCAAATGACAAAAATCATAAATACGACCGCTATTCCAGAAAGAATTGCATGGCTTTTTTGAGATGCTTTTGTGGAATTTACAAAGAAAAACAGCGAAGGAATTATGCAGATTCCGTATAGGCGAGTTCCAAAATCTGTTCCTGTTAAAATTGTTACCAAAAGGATGTAAATCATAACTTCAACATAAGAAAACAAGATAAAAAATCGCTTTCGGATTTTGTTAAAAAGAAAGATGAAAATTCCGTAAATTAGTGCCATCAAAATATTGTATAGAAAGAGAAATTCAAAACCATAGTATTTGTAGAATGGAGCAAAAAATAAATGAGAGAAAAAACACAATAGGTAAAAGGTTAATTCTTTGTTTTTTAATAAAAAATATTTTGTATTATTCATTATTTCTCCAATTTTACCACTTGAATTTTAAAATAGAGATATAAATATTGATTATATCTGTTTTATCTCTTTTA
This sequence is a window from Treponema pectinovorum. Protein-coding genes within it:
- a CDS encoding GGDEF domain-containing protein, with the translated sequence MALIYGIFIFLFNKIRKRFFILFSYVEVMIYILLVTILTGTDFGTRLYGICIIPSLFFFVNSTKASQKSHAILSGIAVVFMIFVIWYEFIRPRAIFQGFMSAVTVYKSFYRIHVIFSTTISVVVLFYLSIVTQYNLERSEKKAKNRVEKLDFMANHDQLTGLINRRSSQWGIANLEENKRINGNDYAICVFDIDDFKKTNDTFGHKAGDFVLIHITKLISSLLNPGTQFARWGGEEFLLIFPEANEETLRKLEQIRKTVVNEKLKWNGKEIKITLTFGISSSKTGKSSDKILIDADNCLFKGKKEGKNRICVSEDF